In Silene latifolia isolate original U9 population chromosome X, ASM4854445v1, whole genome shotgun sequence, the following proteins share a genomic window:
- the LOC141619082 gene encoding protein FAR1-RELATED SEQUENCE 5-like produces the protein MEKEKKPKVGQVFKTLESAELFYKEYCTICGFTPRLATTKRIKGNELPNSFALRNVVCNRQGVKESRKRKRTDTDTDTAENDAESDVTDVSHSMKRITMTEVQKQFVTKVKVLKLGGVKAYRGWKELCGGYNNIGATEVDFKNFVRDIKTCIGNFDAQMFVENLIGRKDTYATYGTNKYAMVFVPFTGVDHHKRCITFGAGLIGDESIECYTWLFKTFFEAMGGCQPRIIISDQDKSMKSVVPEVFKESTHRLCMWHIMKKLREKVSYQLFQDEDFKTRLNRCVWNNQLEPDEFEEQWGKIMTDYQLVEHEWFSNLYDIREQ, from the exons ATGGAAA AGGAAAAGAAACCTAAAGTAGGACAAGTATTCAAAACGCTAGAATCAGCAGAGTTATTCTACAAAGAATATTGTACAATCTGTGGGTTTACGCCAAGACTTGCAACAACAAAAAGGATTAAAGGCAATGAGTTaccaaacagttttgcattaaggaatGTTGTCTGCAATAGGCAAGGTGTAAAGGAAAGTAGGAAAAGGAAGAGGACTGATACTGATACTGATACTGCTGAGAATGATGCAGAATCTGATGTGACAGACGTAAGCC ATTCGATGAAGCGCATAACCATGACAGAGGTACAGAAGCAATTTGTCACAAAGGTAAAGGTGCTAAAACTAGGTGGTGTGAAAGCCTATAGAGGTTGGAAGGAGCTGTGTGGAGGTTATAACAACATTGGTGCTACTGAGGTTGATTTCAAAAACTTTGTCAGGGACATAAAAACCTGCATTGGTAATTTTGATGCGCAAATGTTTGTTGAAAATCTTATTGGGAGAAAAGACACAT ATGCTACATATGGAACAAACAAGTACGCTATGGTGTTTGTGCCTTTCACAGGAGTTGATCACCACAAAAGGTGCATAACCTTTGGAGCTGGGTTGATAGGTGATGAAAGTATTGAGTGTTACACATGGTTGTTCAAGACATTTTTTGAAGCAATGGGTGGGTGCCAGCCGAGAATTATAATTTCTGATCAGGACAAATCAATGAAGTCGGTAGTCCCGGAAGTGTTTAAGGAGTCAACACACAGACTGTGCATGTGGCACATAATGAAGAAACTAAGAGAAAAAGTCAGTTATCAACTGTTTCAAGATGAGGATTTTAAGACCAGGCTCAAtaggtgtgtttggaacaaccaacTTGAGCCTGATGAATTCGAAGAACAATGGGGGAAGATAATGACTGATTATCAACTTGTAGAACACGAGTGGTTTTCAAATTTGTACGATATCAGGGAACAGTAG